The Polypterus senegalus isolate Bchr_013 chromosome 11, ASM1683550v1, whole genome shotgun sequence sequence GTTTTGAATTAATGCACATAAGCTTGAGCATAAGCATGCATAAGCACATGCACTCCATGATTCAGTTTTAGGTTTAGCAGAATTAGAACGTGACAGATGGATGGACGTATAAACTGCATAAatgctttaaattaatattttcttgcTATCTTTGTACCACTCTTTCATGTGATAGTTTCATATGTTCCAAGCCAACTGAAATTTCTTGCCTTCAGGATTATGGACAACATATAAACAGACATTATTTTATTGGAAACcacactattttttattttgttgtgattCACTAAGTGAGTTTAGTGTTGCTTTCTACTGTATAGTAGCTATGATATGCCTGGCTGGTGCTCTTGAAATGACTAACACAGATAAAATGGTCAACTGCGTAGCTTGTAGAGTGATGCATGTGCTTTATTGGTTACAAACAGATGTCATTTATATGCAATGTTTACTTTTgatcaaattaatatatattccaGAAAATTTCCATTGAGCTTTATAATGCTTTTAGGAAGCACACATTGTTAGAAAGTATTTTTATATGCAGAGGCAGTATAGAATAGTTGCTTGGTTACAGAATATATAACATTTGAATTATGGAATAAAGAcaaaattgtgtattttattatgcATTAGAGGCATCAAAAACTGGGTCACCATCATTGTGTTTATGCCTCTTTCTTATTTTATACCTGCCTGTGTACCCATCGTTCAGTTTGCCTTCTTCTGTATCTGTATTCACAGATACTTGACAACgtattttttctacttttctaaGAAATAATACCATAGTCTATCCTTATCATGGTGAAAGGACTTCTAGGCTGATTTTCTTTGTCTAATAGATAGTTAACTTCTTGTAAAGAAAAAGCAGAGATATCATTGCCTGTAGCAGCTAACAcattataatttttacttacCACTTGTATAATAGATCAGCCTTGAAATGAAAAGACCTGACACAGctctcatattttaaaaatacagtatctcCAATATGGTCTAATATTGAAAAAAAGGATAATCTTACATTGTCAAGTATTTTTGAAAGCAGAAAGAAATCCAGGAATATGGAAGAATGAGTGTGGAAGCCATCAAGGATTGCTTCTCTTTTTAGGTTTACAGATAGTTACAGTTAAGTAGGTTAAACAATGCATGTAAAATGCATGCTATAGtgttatatttgcaaatataCCGATGATTTAAAGATAGTAGCAACATGTATTGACTGTTTTAAAACTTCTTTGACAAGGTTCTGAGcccaaaacaaatccaaaatattttcaattttagaTTTAACTGTACTCAGTTAGCTTTGGTGAAAATCTGCAATAGATACTGAATAAGAAAAACATGCTTTAAATAACTCCCTTCAGTCAGCTTCTTCATGTTTGGCGCACCGGCACTGCTTTGGTATGGGCACAGTGGTGATACCCAAGGAATAGTTGTCATTCACGTAAATGAACGGGATCAACACAGTCACCGAAGTGCAGCAACTGATCTGAAAAGTCAAATAAGACTTTATGTTAAAGAGGTCAGCTGAACAAAGATGCTCTATGTCTAAAACATTTTATAGTTTGTATTCATGCTGATGTTTTAGTTttgaaatcaaattatttttatgtaacacTTTACTCATTGTTAACCTACAATGGCTGTATAAAAAAATGGCTAAACTTTCAATAAAGTAAAGCACAGTAACTTCATTTTATGCATTGCCTTGTGTGCAACAATTATACATATAgcttatattaaacaattattattttttaaaatttaaataactgctcttatttattttactattcatAATCCTTTACCTTTGAAGAGTATTGTTTTCCATAAACTTTGCATTTCTTTGGTGTCCCTCCCTTAAGGTCTTCACAAGTCACACATTTTGCATATGTAAACTTTTCAGGGTAAATAATCCATGAAGTCCAGCCAAGATCTAAAAGTAAATATATTGGTAAACATCTCATTCTATTAGCAtttaattattacaaatattGATGTAATTAAAGAATATCATAGTCACAGGATTTTAAGCATTAAAAACAACACAATCAATATGAGATGACGCCTAGCTTTACTCATCTGCCCGTTTATCTGGTTGGATTTTAGGTTCCCTGGGAGCAACAGCATATCATGGAGACATAATGCACACAAACTGCATTCACGCACTCCGTGTTAGTTTGCAGACAATCAACTTAGAATGGAAGGAAAATGGCtggggaaaaacatgcaaaccacacacaggcagtgactgGGCCCAGATTCCAATCCATTGCTCTGGCGCTTCAAGTCAGAAGTGCTGCACCACCACACTCTCTCTTGAATTAGCTTTATTTGAGCACAATTTGTGTGCATATATTATTGCAAATGTGAGCTTTGCAAACAGCAGAACATCAATAAGTAAATTTACACAATTTATTACTAATTATTCCATGTTTGATTTTTACCTGTGAAACACTTTAAATATTTCATGAAGTAAACTATAACAGGATAAGAAATTTaggtagtatactgtatgtacagcagCTTAATGGAAACTGACTTCAATCTCTGCATTTGGTCAGTGGAGCCAAACCAGGGTGTGCTGCCTGTAGAAACACACTCATGTATACACGCACACTTACTTGGCAAACGTACAGACGAATAActgaaaatacatgtgtttgggaagagccattattgttgttgttatttcaacTGGCAGTTTGACTATAGAAATGGATATAAAGGTGAATATCTATAGATTGACACCAGACATTTCTACCTGTAATGGAGACATCAGCCATGATTTGACAGCAATGAAGTCCTTCTTGCATTTCAAACTTTTCTGTGTTATTCTCATGTAGTTGTCCTGTTTCATTTTTTCCTAAAGCATACAAATTTTGAACAAATTgatattttaatgcttttattcCAAAAAATCAATGTATTCTCATGCAAAGGAaagcacaaatcatttttatagTTCATAAGAattttcagtttatattaaaCTATCAGACTCAGTACTGACTAGAAAACTAATAAATCAATGGTGCATACATGAcatgtgtgaagaaaaaatggtTACATATAAATATGGAGTACTAACATCTTATTTAAGTAATTAAAGCAACAGTGGTAATTATAAAATCTGTAAAACAACCTTAGGAATGTTTTCTGCACTTTatcaaataaagattttgtttttttataaatatataaatatatctggaGACGACTGCTGATAACTGTTTACTTTTTTCCAGAAATGAGAACAGCCACTAACCTTTAATAGGCAACACGCTGGTCATATTGAGAAGGTTATTGAGGCCCTCCCTAATGTAATCCCTCACCATGCTCATGTCTTCATGATCGACGTCGGGAGCACACCTGATGTTTAATGCTTCAAGCAGCATTTCTTTGGCATGTTCAGTTTGCTCCTCTTTGCAGCTGTGAAGAGtaaatgcaaaataatgcaaaataaaatccatatggcaatattcaaaatgaaaaatacaattttcttcTTCAACAAACAGATTTCTAAAATTACACATTCTTTAATCTGTATTTGTTCTTTGCAAACTAGCACATTTCACCCATAAAAATACACTTCAAAATTTGTATCTCTTGAGTTCTAAAAACTTTTGACAAACTATCAACAAAATGGCAGTTTTGAATTTTGATCAAAGATATCCTGCCAGTTGGCTTATTCTTTAGATTTCTCAACTGTTTTCCCCTGAGGCTACTAGTGTTATGCTTTTATTATTTCCAACTCTGGCATGAACTTTTAAGAAGGCTTTTCTGGCCTAAATAACTTCATCTGTGCAGTAtgtgaattttaaatattaatatttaacaaaatatgggaaaaacagtaaatgaaatcATCTACAATTTTTTCTCACTATATCTTACTAATATTGTTACATTGCACATTGTACTATTTTCTGTAATTTATGAAGAAGTTAAAATAACCTGTGATTAAAGACAAGTATGACAAATGCGAGCCTacaatagctaagttgtcccaagtacctttaaaaatgattaaggttttggaATAAAGTATTGAATAGCCGTTATGAAGCTACATGTTCTTTGCTTGCATTCAAGAGGAAGACTTTTTCAATATAAATCCATTTTTCTCATTGTAAAATAGGCATagtaattcaaaatgtaaaaaatggggAAAAGTTTCTCTTTCATTAAGCAAATGCAAACATTAAGATtaaaagtattgatttttttcacttaCTGCACAGGGGTTTCAGCTTTGAAGCATAGTTATTACAATGTTTATTTCTATGATATTCAAACATATTTTGCAGTTAGGACGGCATTCAGAAAAGTGAAATGTAGACACATGAGTAAGGTAATTTGATTATACTTTAAATTTGAAGAACACTTCAAACAAAGCTAAAAACCTAAAGTATTATACTGAAGTAAAAGTGTAacataagtaaaaaattaaatattagatGCAGAAAGTATGCTATTTACATGTAGAATGTgtgaagatatttttttttaataacaagtagcaagatcaaaacaaaaacacaatttatagACACAGCATTTTTTATTACAGACATTTCATTatcaaaaatacatgatgaaTAAATTGAAGAATATTTAACAAAGATCATGCTGGTTTTGTAAACAGCTAAAGTTGTTGGTTGGTTGTGACTTTGTTGTCTTCCTTACATTAACTATTAATGGAATGAACAAATCAAGCAATTATCCTTAACAAAtgtgaaatgaaagaaagaaagatcactcattttttatttttaatgaagaacAAGATCTGAAGGCATATGAAAAAATGTATACCGCAAAATTTTGTTTTGCCAGTCTAACTTCATTGTTTGATCAACTTAAGTTGTATCCTTTATTAAATATAAACTATTATGAAAGAGCTgtcattttaaactcttcataTTGTGTATTAATCCTTCAATGCCATGAACCCACTTATTTCATTATAGGTGAGCTAAAGCCTCAACAGCAATGAGCTCAATGCAGAAATTAACCCTGGATGGGATAACACTtcatacacatacacaccctCGTCCATTCATAACAAGTAACATGACAAGTATAAAtttgggatttgggaggaaactgaagaatCTGTGAAAAGTCAGTGTTAACACAGGGAGTTAATACAAATTTTACAGAGATGATGAGGAAGCTGTGAGGTAGAAATACTGACAGCTGCACAGGCATGCATCTCAGATAGAGCCCTATAcatgcaatataaaaaataagctaTCGAATCATCAGTTCTAACATaaactgatttattattatttttatacattttgtataaattttCATCCAGTTTTAGCCAGGGCACAGTCTGTGCGCACACCTTATAGtacatctgtttgttttttctcctggtgctctggtttgcTCCCCTTTGTTACCTAGAAATTCCAAAATGGCCCAGCATGAGGGAGTTTGGGTGTCTGCGTGAGTGTGCCATTTTATGAAGCATCGTCGTGTACAGcacagggcttgttcctgcctgtATAGCAACTGTATTAGAAAATatgtgttttgaaaatgaatgaaacagatTCACTTCTAGAGAATAATGAGCTCTTACATTTTTCCTGCAATGattatgataataaaaaaatgaattggagggttgtatgtaaatgtattttattttatttaatttaataaatcaatTGTGTTGAGTGTGTATTCACATGGGTTAAAACATAATTAATGCtgacatagaaaatatatatatcaagCATTACATGTGGGTCAGATACAGCAATGATACTTGGAGCATACTGAAATCATTGAAAATACACATTAATTCAAAGGTAGAAGTATAGTCtctttttagaaaaaaagatgATTAGAAATGTCAGAATTGGCAGAACATCAAAAGGCATGTTGATTCAACTTCAGAAAAACTACCAGCATAGCAAACAATATGTGCCACTATATTCTAAAATTAACTTAACTGCTAAAACATGTTCAGTCCAATCACATTACATGAAGCTTTTATATCATGGCAGGTCACCATATAGCCACACATTCTTTTATAGGAAGCACAAAATCAAGTGATaatgttttaaatgattaaagATAATGTTGCACACAAATGTTCTTGTAGGTGTTCAGATTTATGTATAGGCGCTTAGTTCAATTCTCTTATTTCTTTAAGAAACCTTGCACAGTTTTTAAAGCAAATTACTTCTTAGTATTCTTATTCTTCACAgtcagttacaaaaataaaacattataaggTAAAATAGTAAATTACTGTAAATGAATGAGTTCAGTGCATTCAGTCTATACTTAATTTTTggtaaaaaattatgaaaaatcaatttgaaaaaatTGTATGTTAATCATTCTAAAGATGGTTGTCTTTTCCTAGTCATACAAGTATGCATGGCATGTGTATGAAAgaccaaattttattttaaatccagcAGAATAAAGGGGTTTCTTAAtacatatttaaacattaaaatgtattgaatgattttaaaatgattattatacTGATTTATCAAGAAGTCTGATGTTTTTATGCTTAGGTTTCTATGTAAAGTGTTTAcctttaatataaaatatgagTCACAACTCTTTTCTAAATGCAACATTGACCTTTGCAGTtcacttttattgtataattcttCTTGCAGTTTGATATATTTCACTGGAATTATGTAACTTATAGTATAATTAGTATTTTAGTTAAGAGTTACACTTAACTTATGAGATACAAAATCTTGCATGCACTCTTTTTAGTTAAATATCAACAAATTGTTGATCTTCCATCAACAGATAACAATTTAAAAGTCATTTTCACTTACTTGGACATTGTCATCTGTGAGACATGGATTATTGATGAATTATCTTTTTCCACAGTAGGATCTTCAGTGGAAGGTAAGACAAAAGCCATTTCCAAGTGAAGGCAGAAGTAAAATATTACAGCCCCAAAAAAGAAGGGCATATTCATcttgaaattaaatttacaaaatatctgactaaagaaaatatttcttcatGAAAGTgagtagaaataaataaatgttggctCTGATCTGAGTAAAGAACTACGTCTATTTATAAGTTTCTGAGCTGTCAAAGTCTTTGTTGAGATGTTAGAGGGAGTTGATGTCCTGTATAATGGCTCAGTTGTAAGCGAAAAGCAAGTGTTAGTTGTGGCAGGCAAGCAGCATGGGAAACTTAGTTTTATCTCTTACAAACCATGCTGACCTTGGgatgtttaacatttttttccaggtCCAATAAATGGAGAGTGGGAACACTTTGTTTGCTATTGAAGGACCCAGGGAGTTTCATCACACATCCTTCATCTTCAGTATAAGCCCTGATAAAGTCTAATAATGCAGCAGGTGTTCCGAAGCAATGCCTCTATACAGTGGGCAATTGTAATGTagccttcatttttcttcctcgcaATTCCACCAAAGAGAATTACATATATTAAGCTCATGGTTGCATAGCTATTTAAAGActggatttaaatatatttaccattttgtcTGATTCTAGGTGGCACAGTAAGCCAATCAATCAGATTTTCATCTTTCATGGCATCTACATAACATACTACCCCAAATAATTTAATATAGTGATGAATGTTTCCCATACACATACTCTAGGATAACTAATTTTTCTTTATCACTCTTCTGATATAGACATTGCTCTTAGCTGTACTTGATCTGATCACAGTCAGATCCAGTACATCTACTTGcagtacagaaaattaaaagccAACAATGTTGTCAGATTTACACATCTAAGGGGTATTACAATTAGGTAAGGGGTGTCCTATCAAAGTACTTCTGAATCCATATATCTGTCTCagaccttttatcttcagcagaATGTTCAGCAGTATTGATTAATCACGGTCTGTTCTGTTTTCCTAAAATTTTGTTTCCATAAAAGGAACACAAGAAAGGCAAATTAGAACATAATtttgctgaaaaatgaaatccTATAAAGTATTCTGTGCTACCAGCACACAAATAAAGTGCATCTTGATATCCAAGAcccaatgtctctctctctctctctagcaacATACATTCAAATGAACATTAATTTCTTGACATTTCGAGAAATGATGTTATGAAAACATAACTTGCTGCTCATATAGCTGTAGAAATGGAAAAATCCGCACAGCACATGTCAACATGAGAGGCAAACTGCAATGACTCCTTAAATATCTCTGGAAGGAGAaaaagctggtccactgttcatcAGCCAGGAAGGAATCCTCATTTTTCCTACTGAACCTTACATTTAGCTTCCACTACCCTGGCAAAAGGTAGTGTCTCCACCTTAACTATCTCCACAGTATCTATAACTTCGCACATCTGTTGCTTGGCCATAATGGAGGTTAAAAATCTCCATTGTAGCCAAGCTGTAGATGTGTGCAATGTGCTGAGGTCACTAAGGTCAGCTTAGTGACCTCAATAGGGGAAATTGGCCCAACACGAACTAATTCATCTGGCACTGCCTCTTTTCAGAAAGGTACATTCACCATCTTTTGAGTCCGTCTGGTTGCTCTTTCCACCTCTCATTAACACTGCCAACTTTCTATTCTTCTTAAGTATTCAAGtggtttgccagaacctcttCAATACCATCATATATTGTTTTCCGTGACCTGACTCAATGTTTCTGACTCACAGGCCTTTGATTTGCAGCTACTACAGCTCCAACATTTTGACCTGAAGGGTCCTCTTAATTAGACTAATAAATTCTACCTGATGACAttgctcattttctttctttaacatctGTTGTCCATAAAAATATTCTTGAATTTCTGCCAAGGCTGGTATTGACCATCTTTTTACTATAGCTGCTTGTAGCTGCCTTTTCTACTTAAATACTGAAGATGGTCCGTTCAGAGTCCATATACTGAGCATCACCAGATATGctgaagacattttttttgtagtgtgaatttaatatactgtactgtaagtaTTCTTGGTAAACCCTGACTACCTGTATGGGAGTTCCAGCTCTATCTGTTGAAGCTCTGACCAGTTCCCCACCAACTGGTTCTTCTTTTTGCAACTCTTTTCCAGAGAATCTAAAAGATATAACCACAGATCATTTTCCAGAGCTTTTAAGATGATTATTACCTTTGGCACAATGttatggtgtttgttatggactgTCCATTACTAGCATAAAAATCCAGTAACATCTCATCCATAACTAAGTTTGGTGGGCTAATCCTGGAATGTTTGTCATTTCCCACTTGAGCATTAAAGTCTCTGTGTTAGAATATAGAGTCAGTACTTCCAAGCTCTGAATTCAGTGTCCAAATAATCTGAATATTTTTAGGAGCATACAAAATTTCCCTCTTTGCAACTCAAAGCAGCGTTGAGGCAACTCTCTCATTCACTGGTACTAGTGTATAGCACCAGTTCTCCAAAACAACCTGGGCCTCCCGTGTTAGCAAATTTCAGAGTAAGAaattgaccactcatgattgagACAAGCTGTTCTACTGTAGATCCACAGTTGTGTAGTCCAATaaaataaagcagtatttttgaacCACCCATACAAGGTCCAGCTCCCTTCCTGCCAGAGATGTTCCTTAACATCTCAAAAGACAGTGCCAAGGTTTAGTACTTAAGGATCTGTCCCATTAATGTGTCTCATATGACTTAAATGCACCTGACCCACAAAGATAGCCTTGCAGGTACTGACCCCACATACAGGCTGGATGCACCCCCTTCAAGCTAAGCCCAACCAGGCTCC is a genomic window containing:
- the LOC120539180 gene encoding uncharacterized protein LOC120539180 isoform X2, which produces MEAGVPILSPTPRFTYCKEEQTEHAKEMLLEALNIRCAPDVDHEDMSMVRDYIREGLNNLLNMTSVLPIKGKNETGQLHENNTEKFEMQEGLHCCQIMADVSITDLGWTSWIIYPEKFTYAKCVTCEDLKGGTPKKCKVYGKQYSSKISCCTSVTVLIPFIYVNDNYSLGITTVPIPKQCRCAKHEEAD
- the LOC120539180 gene encoding uncharacterized protein LOC120539180 isoform X1, whose translation is MNMPFFFGAVIFYFCLHLEMAFVLPSTEDPTVEKDNSSIIHVSQMTMSNCKEEQTEHAKEMLLEALNIRCAPDVDHEDMSMVRDYIREGLNNLLNMTSVLPIKGKNETGQLHENNTEKFEMQEGLHCCQIMADVSITDLGWTSWIIYPEKFTYAKCVTCEDLKGGTPKKCKVYGKQYSSKISCCTSVTVLIPFIYVNDNYSLGITTVPIPKQCRCAKHEEAD